The region gcatgctcggcggtcatcgaactgaatatCTGAAGTTctgcgcccactaagaactgaatgactcggcggcggcgatagccacaagcatgctcggcggtcatcgaactgaatatCTGAAGTTctgcgcccactaagaactgaatgactcggcggcggcgatagccacaagcatgctcggcggtcatcgaactgaatatCTGAAGTTctgcgcccactaagaactgaatgactcggcggcggcgatagccacaagcatgctcggcggtcatcgaactgaatatCTGAAGTTctgcgcccactaagaactgaatgactcggcggcggcgatagccacaagcatgctcggcggtcatcgaactgaatatCTGAAGTTctgcgcccactaagaactgaatgactcggcggcggcgatagccacaagcatgctcggcggtcatcgagcTGAATATCTGAAGTTctgcgcccactaagaactgaatgactcggcggcggcgatagccacaagcatgctcggcggtcatcgaactgaatatCTGAAGTTctgcgcccactaagaactgaatgactcggcggcggcgatagccacaagcatgctcggcggtcatcgaactgaatatCTGAAGTTctgcgcccactaagaactgaatgactcggcggcggcgatagccacaagcatgctcggcggtcatcgaactgaatatCTGAAGTTctgcgcccactaagaactgaatgactcggcggcggcgatagccacaagcatgctcggcggtcatcgaactgaatatCTGAAGTTctgcgcccactaagaactgaatgactcggcggcggcgatagccacaagcatgctcggcggtcatcgaactgaatatCTGAAGTTctgcgcccactaagaactgaatgactcggcggcggcgatagccacaagcatgctcggcggtcatcgaactgaatatCTGAAGTTctgcgcccactaagaactgaatgactcggcggcggcgatagccacaagcatgctcggcggtcatcgaactgaatatCTGAAGTTctgcgcccactaagaactgaatgactcggcggcggcgatagccacaagcatgctcggcggtcatcgaactgaatatCTGAAGTTctgcgcccactaagaactgaatgactcggcggcggcgatagccacaagcgtgctcggcggtcatcgaactgaatatCTGAAGTTCTGCAGTtcttggccgtgctcaatttaaagctggcaaggaacttttgagataaggaaccaaaagctactacaacaatctggaaaaatgtggaagcatttgcacgtggccacgatcaatggagataagtctcgTCGCATCTGGCATTCcaaaacaaagtgataaagccgcgtgccggcggttttgagttggaacgaacaaacggtgcaaaaaTTCACTCCACTATCAAACGAATTAAAATGGGAAGCTTTATGGATAGGAATTTTACCcacgaggagtgatcagttgcaataaaaaagtttgcgcacagtttgtttaaattctgctaatcatgatcatgtacataGATCacacagtcgacttctgttgggacatgactggtttaggtttcTCATATACGatatgctttacaactggctacgaagtcAAGTAGCtaagccccactgtgctttgcattttaAAAGAGTCGTAGAGCTAAAATCTTTCAACTGTCAGCAATCTGATCCAAATGCCAGCAATTggagactggggggggggggggggggggggggggcgctgccctCTCTGAAAAAATGTTGAGGGGGGAAGGGGGCGACCGCCCCcttgcccccccacccccccctgttccggggttCCTGCTCGGCTCTATTTGCAGGGATAACAGAACCGCGTAAACTCTCAAAAGGAGCGATGCATACCCTACAGGTTTTTAAAGCAGACGACTCGCACGCGAGCATTCGCAATGAATTCCAATTCATCAGTTCGCACAgcacactaaggcgcccgtgtgctgtgcgatttcagtgcaagttaaagatccccaggtggtcgaaattattccggagccctccactacggcacctcattcttcctttctgctttcactccctaccttatcccttcccttacggcgcggttcaggtgtccaacgatatatgagacagatactgcgccatttcctttcccccaaaaccaattattattattattattattattattattattattattattattattattattattattattattattattattattatcagttcGCTAGCGCCACCTACTTGCTCTGACCGGAGAGCGACTGCTCCAAACGGAGAGTCGGGGCTGACTTCCCGATGCAAGAGCACCGTCGTGGAGCATGTGGACTGCTCCGGATCTGCAATTGGAATTGACCACAACGTGAAAAAATTCCCCTAGTTTACTAGCTCAATCACAGATTCGAATTGTTTACCTCCCCTCGTTCTACAGCCCTTGGAGATGCTGCAATCGATCACACAGCGTCTAGAGAGTTAACGTTTCCGGTCATGACCGTTAAggagtttatttatttaatgctgaCATCAATGAGGTGTTGTGTAATAGTGATTCCTCCCGGAATAGCAAATGTGTTTGGAAGTTTTGCACAGTTGTGTTTCATGCTTTTTATGCTGTATGCATCGACAGGGTGTTTAATTTGAgagtttacacaatttttaaaataggctttttgagttatcaGAGCGCTATTTTCGCACAGCATTATCAGCGATGTAGTACACACGAATACATCTAAGAAGTACTAACTAGCAACATAGTTAACTTCTACTGTTAGGCTCTAATTATTGAGACGCGTGTACCTTACCATAAGTTATCGATATCacttttttagaatttagaaaacgcggtcaccctcggcgctgcggcccaGCAAGTTCTGGCTGGCtccatcgcgccaaaatacacgcgctttcgagaaccttgcaggcaaagcaacctctgcagtgcacgtGACTCGCCtaaacagccaaaatttgttatgtcacagcgccgagggtaaccgcggtTTCAGAATTCTAAAACCTGATAAGAATATTActaacggtgggctacacgcctgtcaACAATTAAGGAGACTGTGGagacacactctgcgcacatttccgcgcagcctccgccttgtcatgcatccggcccagcgtaacattgCCACACGCGCTGCACTGCGTTACCGACAAAACACAGCGCCACCACTGCGTCACACGAGGCACGCGTCACCggcggtggctacaaaaacaggctgcccggctgggaagagcggctttCTTCCTTCCGCTACAGAGTCGAGCGTAGCGTGgctatgctcgtccgctgccaacGCTAATCGAATAAACAGCTGTtacgtttttatgttgggattcgtcatTCAGCAGAATGGCATCCGACAaggctaacagtaatagtttaaaagttatctattcaatataAGTAAATCAGCCTGTTAGCAGTCTTACCTGTATTCGTGTGTACTACACCGATGACAATGCTATTTTTAAAAAAAGGATGTTAAGTCTTAGGTGCAAGACCCTGTATAATTCAGTCCCGCTTGGCCACCCAGACTCCAGCATCGTGTACTTATATAAACAAATTAATGCTTTCTCGCCGTTTCACCCGCGGCACCTTATGCAAATGTCATTAGTTGTGGCTCGCACACGATGAGTGTTTTACATATTGCCGTAGCAGGCATGATGAACCGTCGTGCATCATGGGTGCTGGCAAAACATTTTTCCTGTCGGTGCGAGCTATGACTCCGTTTCCCTTGACCCCGACCGGGTTCGCTTGCGGGTGTGCAGGAAGGGTACGGCCTCCGGCCGGGCTACCGACTGCTCTGGGACCGGCTGCAGGGCGAGCAGCGCTGCTGCGGAGTGGACGGGCCCGAGGACTACAACGCCACCGCCTGGCTGCGCGAGCAGCGCATGGCCCACCCGTGGGTGCGGCACCAGGTTCCGGCCTCGTGCTGCCCGGCCGAGGCCGCCTGCCTGGACCGCTCGACGGGGGCCTACCGGGCGCCCTGCCACGAGGCGCTGCTCAGGTGGCTGCAGCGGAGCGCCGACCTGCTCTGCGTGCTGGGCTTCTGCGTGATGGCCTTCCTGAAGCTCTGCTTCGTGGGCATCCTGCGCTACGAGATACGCGAGATGGTCCACAAGATCCGCATCCTGAGCACCGGCGCCGAGTGCCCTGCGGAGGAGCGCCACAAGGGCGGAGACGCGGCGCTGCTGCTCGAGAAGCGCGCCAAGCCGTCCAACGGCAACAACAACGATGCGTCCTTCGACGAATGCCACCACAAGTCCAGTCCCGTCTGACGGGCCAGAGAGGAGGCCCGGGGGTCGGCGAGCGGACAGCTTCCACACAGGCTGATAGCGAGCCTGCATTCCCCTCGTACGGCCCGCTCATCGCATTGCTTGCTCACCCGAGGGTGCTCACATATTGAGAGGGGAGGGCTCTTCCGTTGCGAATATCGCTACCCGCGCGGCTAGGATAGTGTCTAGAAGCTTGTTATCAACGCAGATCGTCCGGTGGTATGGGACTTTTAGAAAAGCAGCATGATATTGCGTTACATGAGGGCGACATATTTAAGAAGCAAGAAAACATTGTGTAGTAATAAAGCGCAAGTAGAACTGCTGCTCTCTTCAATAGCAGCATGGATCTGCAGCACCCGCggggtgggggcggggggggggggggggctagcgcTGAATTACTTTCAGATCTGTTCGACACTTCTGCGGCATAATCACTTGTCGCTCGCGGAGGAAGAGTGAAAGAAAACTagaaaataattaaaacaaaCAGTAAATATCAATCCGTAGTTTTAAAGAGTGTCTTGCAAAATTGAGGGATGGCTGAGCAGAatacagaaaaaagaaagcatactACTTAAAAAGGAAACACTATGAAAGATTCAGAGCCAGATCCCCCCTCTGAATTATAGTTCGAACTCAGGTTCACGAGCACCCGAAGCGGTTCAGTTGGGAGCATGCCAACATTCTATGGTCATGCatgatttctcttttttttttcaacgtcaGGCAAGCAATGTGATGGTTCGGAATTGGATAGCTGTCCACTCCAGGCCTTCCCCTGTGCTGGTTCTGAGACAGTGGTGTTGTGCTGCATGAAACAAGGACATGCTGGACCGCAGACGACGCTTGTTTTTCGCGTACGTTGTCCTGAGACTTCTCTTGTGATTGCTGCTGTCAGAGAGAGCTGCGAAGATGGACTCCAGCAGTCGGACAACCTGTGCTTGTTACTCAAGGGAAGCGGCTGTCTTTGCCTCACAAAAGTGCACACTTCTGGAGTGGCAGAGAAGCATATGTGCACTGGCCTTATGAGTATGATGGAAAAAGCAAAGTATTACCAAGCCTGAAACGGAAGTAGTTTATAGTAACTTGTGCTTTTAAACATGAAATACTTTTATTTCGCTTTGTTTCGACGCAGAAGTTTCGAAAAATCCATGGAGCTCAAGTAAAAGAATTCATTTGTCAAAGATGACCCATCAAGAGAACTAAGCTTCCTGCTGCAATTTAATTGCTCAAAGCTTTTAATATATGGTTGCGAATTATCTAAGAAGTCCTTATTTGAAAGCTACTAGTAGTCTGTATTTTACTCCTGAAAACTGCTCTCCCATTTGGTTTACCAAGTAATGGGCTCTCAGTAAACGGAAAGAATACCCGATCTAAGATGAGCAGCCTCAGAGAACAGGAGCCCTAGAAGTTATCATAGCACGTTGTAAGCCATCAGCTTGTGAGGAGTGCGACAAGAGGGGCTAATGGGCAccattttttctcttctttgcggTGGCGTGGGCCATCTCCCGCTCAGCACAGCAATCGGCCCAAATTGGGAGGTTAGCTTCGCCGAGGCAAGAAGTTGATTGCTGATATGCAGATCGACATAATAGCTTATTTTAATGCAGCAACATTCCAATGTGAGGATGCCGTCACTATATTATATGTACGCTGAACATTTTGGCGCATCGAGTTGTCAGCGGTATCCGGCTCTTTAGGTAGAAACGTATTGTAGGTCTTTTTGCGGCATGTATGAGCATGGCAATGTCCAAACTTGGTTCATTCCCATATATGATTTTACTGCAATTACATGAATAACTCCAAAATCTTCGAGTGAGAACGCAGTCGCCACCTTGCGCTGGTCGCAGCCGGATATGTTTACTACCAGGCGAGAGGCCCAGTTCACCAttcttgttatttatttttttatcagcTGCTAGAAGTTACCATTAGCGCTAGCTGTGCCTGAACTTGAGCTTATTTGCCTCGCGTGCGCTAAACTGAGCGTAATCTGAAAGGTGCAAGTAGTATGTCTAAGAAAACAACTGAACATCGCCAGCACAGTTCGCAGACGGATGCAGTTCTTCGATGCGAAGCTCCGCCCATGCGAGAGCGGAACTGCTCGTATGCGATGCTAAGCGCTGGGATGTTGAGGGGCGGTCCTTGCTCCTCTCTGTTCTCGGGACTTGAGCCGAGACGAAAAGCTTACCGTTGCCGCGTGGCTTGCGACCTTTGCGCAGAACGTGATGGAACTTGCTGAGAAACAAAATTTCCCCTTTTGGACCTAGATACCTGCTTATCAAGAGTTTGCAACAGTTAGATGCAGCTGTGAGGCTGGCTTAAGTTATAAACTAGCACCCGTGTCGTCATCTATATATCAAAGGCCTGAAGTGCCGCAGGATGAATggtaaaataaaaaagcacatCCCAGCACCGACATCAAATAAGGCCAGCTTATAGGAATTCATAGCACTATCTGAAGGGCTTAATTTCTTCTAATACGCAGGCTCTGGCGTATTGAAACAACTCTAGATCACGTTTATGGTATagggtttatgcgggtttaacgtcccaaagccactcggGCCATTAgtgatgctgtagtgaagggctccggtaatttagaccacctggggttctttaacgtgcactgacatcgcacagcacgcgggcctctagaattcgaccgccgcggcagggatcgaacccacgtcttttgggtcagcagccgagcgccataaccactcagccaccgctgcggatcTGGATCATATGGGATAGTATATTAAAAAACAAGGAAACTGCTCGGACCGCTAGAAATCAAAACTTCAATGCGCTTTTTAGCTACACGGGCATAATGTGACGAGAGAAAAATAATGAACGCCTTGTTTCATTGTAGACACCCGTCTTTTACAAATCAGAAAATCTCGAACAGGTGCTAAAGCCCGGTTCCTGCATCTGTCTTAATGGCTCGCCTGCGCCCTGTGCATGCGAAGGAAGCTCAATTTCTTCCTTTATGTGTACAGCGTAAACATACAAGCCACTCTTGCTTCTGCTTTGATCTTGGCGTGACTCGGTTttacacagcgcgagagtgtgctgcagttcaACAGGAGACGcgatctgctgcgacatcgaTAGCCTAGTGCCCTcgagcagtggccggcgaagctcatctgttcgcgccgcccttgGTTCGAAACTGAGTGGCGGCAGTTATATTTCTGCAGATATCCCAAGGATGTCCCGGATTTGACCGCGTTAAGAAGTGTTTTCGCACCAAAACTTTTCTCCGAGATGTTCGCTTGCCGCTCACAGCCGAGGAAATACGACGTGACAAAAGCGCGACGCATTTGGGACCTTGCATGCTCAGTGCAAAGAGGGGCGAAATATTTCCCGGAGTCCACAAATCACGGTTGTTCGGAGAATCCTATCCGCTTCCACAACTTTCCAGCCTCTTCCTGAACTCGAAAATGCATGCGAGGTGTTTTCGGGGCTTTGATGTTGCCAAAATTGGTGTGCTTCCGTCAAAAGTCAAGCGCCAAACTGTGGCCAGTTATTTGCACCCAGTTCACTCGCACCGCCAGAATAAAGCAACTTGGCCATTGAATAGTTCGGAAGAAACAAACATCTGTCACAAGTGTAATGCAGTACTCTCCTACTGTGCGCGCACAAACCATATCACTCGTAGTGAAACATTCATTTGCACCCAACCGAACACTAATTGCTGCCGCTCTGATACGCGCACCCCGAACACTCCGAATGTGAGCATGTCGCGTATTATTAACCGCGTTATTTCACGTCTTGCTTAGCCGTAAAAAATACCATACCTTCTGAGAATTGAAGAGGCGATAGTAATCCACTattgctgcttttatttcttcTGCGCAGTTTCACCATCGTAACTGCAATCGACCAACAGACAGGCGGCCGACAAACGTTATCAAAACTGCTAATAACCGTCTGGAACAGTGCGCATATTGCATAATACATCGGCAGTAAGGCGCAGTTGCGTGAAAACATCGAACTCGGGAGTGCGCTCTAGAAGCACGATGCAACTGGGCCTTACACATTTCTAGGCTAGTTGGTCGGTGGCTTTCACTcattcgcgcatttttttttctacatataTCGCGTGTTTTATAGTAAAGagtcagttgtcagtcagcgcccGTGTCGTCTATTCTTTCGTGTCCATCGTttcagaagaatggtgagttgggcgagttgggtgTAGTTCATTTTAGCGGTACATTCAGCGCgaagggacgaaggacacagaaaaaaggacaaaacaagcgctgattgtgtcagcgcttgttttgtcccctttctgtgtccttcgtcccttcGCGCTGAATGTACCGCTAAAATGTCCATCGTTTTTGTTGCGCTATATCAGTGAGATGTGAACAGATTAGCCCAATACGCCATTCTCTTGAATTATTTCGGAACACGTTACGCGGAACAATAGCAAATTTAAGCCCATA is a window of Amblyomma americanum isolate KBUSLIRL-KWMA chromosome 4, ASM5285725v1, whole genome shotgun sequence DNA encoding:
- the LOC144127808 gene encoding CD151 antigen-like; translated protein: MFLHTAMRYYRLWIYTCNVALLLGALAFSVAAAWVLSDYRASLVPGLRLADPTFVYAVPALLLQGGLLQALGCLGALRMNQRLLHAYWALLLALLLGDALAGLAWLFRYRTLVAGLRAGLMDEFQEGYGLRPGYRLLWDRLQGEQRCCGVDGPEDYNATAWLREQRMAHPWVRHQVPASCCPAEAACLDRSTGAYRAPCHEALLRWLQRSADLLCVLGFCVMAFLKLCFVGILRYEIREMVHKIRILSTGAECPAEERHKGGDAALLLEKRAKPSNGNNNDASFDECHHKSSPV